The DNA window TATCCTTTTTTTATTTAAGTTTTTGACTTGGAACAAACCGAAAAAGAATCTCCTCCTCATGGAGTCCCTTTTCCGTTTCATAAGCTTCGATAAACGTCTCTCGCCGCACCTCCAGCCCCCTGTCCTCGGCGAATCGCAAAAACAGGCTTTGGCTGGCCTTGTTGGATGGGCTGATCGTGGTTTCGAATTGCTTGCAATCGGTTTGGTCCGCAAGCCAGTGAAGCATGGAGAGGCCCAGCCCTCTCTTGCGGAAATCAGGCGAAACTGCCACCTGCCAGACAAAAAAGGTCTGATCGTCGCTTGGCTTGATGTATCCCGAAATAAACCCGGCTATGCGGGATTCCAACTCGGCGATAACGCACGTGGACGCAAAATGACGGCATAACAAATGATATGCATATTCCGAATTCAGGTCCAGCGGCGCGCAATTGCGGATGAGTTCATGCACTACGAGGCCTTCCCCGGGCTTGGGGGGCCTCATAAGTGGCGGTTGGTTGTCGGTTTCCATTGT is part of the Desulfatibacillum aliphaticivorans DSM 15576 genome and encodes:
- the ectA gene encoding diaminobutyrate acetyltransferase, whose amino-acid sequence is METDNQPPLMRPPKPGEGLVVHELIRNCAPLDLNSEYAYHLLCRHFASTCVIAELESRIAGFISGYIKPSDDQTFFVWQVAVSPDFRKRGLGLSMLHWLADQTDCKQFETTISPSNKASQSLFLRFAEDRGLEVRRETFIEAYETEKGLHEEEILFRFVPSQKLK